The following is a genomic window from Desulfobulbaceae bacterium.
ATTTCTTACTACCAAAAACAGAGATAGAATCTAAAGCACTCAAAATTCCCTCGGCTCAATTTATTAAAACTCACTCCTTTAAGATTATCGTAATAGCCTTACTGATCATAAGTCTACGTGCCTTCTCTAACTCAGCATTTTACACTGATCTGCAACAAGACCATTTATTCCTAAAAAAGCTTAGCTTTCCAGTTCTCATCAGCCTCACTCTTTTTCTTGGCCTGTTTATCGTCTGGCTTTTAAGGAGGCGGTTGCATAAGTTTATCACAGACAATCCGGAAAGCTTCTATGCCAGGAGTTTTCACTCATTCATCGATCGAGATAAAATAGGCACTATCCTTGGTTTTATAATCTGCATTCGCTCAGGTGAGTATATGCTATCAACCATGTATTCACCCTTCATTGTTGATTTGGGTCTAAAGACGCATTACGGCTGGATTTCTGCCGGAATTGGACTGCCCTGCTCTATTGTCGGGGCGATTATCGGTGGCTGGTGTATTGCAAAATATTCACTGAAAAAGATGATCTGGCCTTTTTTGTTTCTACAAAACGTCACTAATTTAATCTATATGTTGCTGGCCTTAAAACTTTCAGCCCTTGTTACAGCTAATACCGGGGGTGAGATCACGCAGATTGTCACCTCTGAGCAGATTGCCGCGGTTGCAACAGTACATGCCTTCGATCAGTTCTCAGGGGGGCTCGGCACAGCCGTGCTCATGACGTTCTTAATGCGAATCTGCCTACCTGAGTTTAAGGCCTCGCATTATGCCATTGGCACTGGTCTTATGAGTATAAGCGGCTTGTATGCAGGAGTGGTCAGTGGTTTTCTCACCTCCTGGGTAGGATATGGTTACTTCTTTGGGATTAGCTTTCTGATCTCCGTTCCAGGCATGTTCCTGGCGGCCTTAATCCCGCATCATTCGTTGGGGGTAAGGGGTAAGGGGTGAAGGGTTAAGGGTTAAGGGTTAAGGGTTAAGGGTTAAGGGTTAAGGGTTAAGGGTTAATCCAGATGGTCGAGCCCTTGCTTCCCCTTCCGGCGGTGACGGAGAGAATGCCGTACAAAGAGCTTTACATTAGCAACAACACTATCTATAGTGCTATTGACAGAGTGATTATGCATACTATGAAGAATGCCAAGGAGGTGTTGCCATGCCGAAC
Proteins encoded in this region:
- a CDS encoding MFS transporter, producing the protein MSSKDVKTSVWAFSTYFAEGFPYTIIRTISSFYFRAQGMSLEGLGVTSVFGLPWVLKFLWGPLVDTFGTKRKWLLLTESLLCCLFVLTAFLTPLNQAVPFIAVLFFAGSFLAATHDIAIDGFYMEALNLEEQAKFLGYRVMAYRIAMMTGTGVVSTVGAVYNWTLAFCLAATIMIALLILNNFLLPKTEIESKALKIPSAQFIKTHSFKIIVIALLIISLRAFSNSAFYTDLQQDHLFLKKLSFPVLISLTLFLGLFIVWLLRRRLHKFITDNPESFYARSFHSFIDRDKIGTILGFIICIRSGEYMLSTMYSPFIVDLGLKTHYGWISAGIGLPCSIVGAIIGGWCIAKYSLKKMIWPFLFLQNVTNLIYMLLALKLSALVTANTGGEITQIVTSEQIAAVATVHAFDQFSGGLGTAVLMTFLMRICLPEFKASHYAIGTGLMSISGLYAGVVSGFLTSWVGYGYFFGISFLISVPGMFLAALIPHHSLGVRGKG